The genomic interval AAAAGTGTTTCGACTCCTTGGGATTCAATATCTTCAGAGTCTACATACTTAATCTCGACCTTGGAATCATTAGCCAAACCTCCGTGGTCTAGCGCTTCATGAAGACTTTTGTAGGAGTCTTGCAAGCTTACATATTTCCCCACTACTCCAATAGTAACGTCTGATTGTGGGTTTTTAAATCTCTGTGCAATATCAACCCACTTGGATATATCAGGTTTTTTGGTCCACATATTTAAATAATCAATAATAATCTGGTCCAATTTTTCTTGATGAAGATATATAGGTACTTCGTAAATAGTGCTGACGTCTATAGCTGTAATAACAGCCTCATTGTTTACATTGCAAAATAAGGCAATTTTATCTTTTATGTCTTGTGGCAGATGTCTTTCTGTTCTACAAAGTAATATGTCTGGCTGGATACCAATTTGCAGTAGCTCCTTTACGCTATGCTGAGTTGGCTTAGATTTAAGCTCTCCTGCAGCTGCTAGATATGGAACATATGTGAGATGTACAAAAAGAGTATTTTCTTTTCCAAGATCGCCTCTGAGTTGTCTAACTGCTTCTAGAAATGGAAGACTCTCAATATCTCCTACAGTTCCACCTATTTCTACTATTACAACGTCGTTATCATCAGCAACATCAAGTACTCGCTGTTTTATCTCATCAGTAATATGAGGTATCACTTGCACTGTTTTACCAAGATACTGTCCTTCTCTTTCCTTAGAAATTACAGAGTTATATATACGTCCGCTTGTAAAGTTGTTTTTCTGAGAAAGATTTGAATGAGTAAAGCGTTGGTAATGGCCCAAGTCCAAGTCAGTTTCAGCCCCGTCATCAGTTACATATACCTCACCGTGCTGGAGCGGGTTCATTGTGCCTGGATCAACATTAATATAAGGGTCTAATTTTTGAAGGGATACCTTGAGGCCCCTGCTTTCAAGAAGTGCACCAACCGATGCGGCAGCTAGCCCTTTGCCTAAGGACGACATAACACCACCGGTTACAAATATAAACTTAGTCTTCTCCAATTAACAAAAACCTCAGAAATTACTTGAATTGTAAGGCGGGACCGTGTTGGTCTTTATTAATATATTCAAAACCATTCGATCTGGCAATACTATTTGGCGTATTTTTTTCAGAAATAGAAAATTTTTTGTAAAATTCTACTTAGAACGCAGTATTTCTCTTAATTTGAACAATGCTTTTGCCCGGTGACTTATCTGATTTTTGAGCTCAGAGTCAATTTCAGCCATAGTTTTATTAAGATTAGGCAAATAAAATATAGGATCATAACCAAAACCGCCTTCGCCTCTTATATGGTCTAAAATCTGCCCTTCGCAAAATCCTTCAACTGTGAGTTCATCTCCTTTAGGATCAACTAGCGCCAGGACACAAACAAATCTTGCGTCTCTAACAGGATTATCACCTAATTCGATTAAAACCTTCTCTATATTAGACTTATCATTGGCACCTTCACCTGAATACCTGGCAGAGTACACACCCGGACGGCCTTCTAAGGCATCTACCTCAAGTCCAGAGTCATCTGCTAGAGTTAATTTTCCAGAGTACGCGGCTATCTCTCTAGCTTTTTTAAGCGCATTATCTTTAAATGTCTGACCGTCTTCTATCACTTCTGGAGGGTTTCCTATATCAGAAAGAGACAATACAGTTTCAAATACTCCTTGTAGTAGTTTAGAGAACTCTCTGACTTTACCCTTATTCGTGGTTGCGAGTACGACTTCTTTGATCATAGTTCTATTTTGTCAGTGCTTCTTTTTGCTTTTTGATAAGCTGTTTTATGCCTTTCTCTGCCAGTTTTACCATATCTGTTAGTCTGTTTTTACTAAAGGGTTTCTCTTCAGCGGTACCTTGAACCTCTACTAAGAGGCCAGATCCTGTCATTGCGATATTCATATCTACTTCGGCTGATGAATCCATTTCATAATCTAAATCTAAAACAGTTTTTCCATCAACAATTCCAACGCTAACAGCCGCTATATAATCAATTAAAGGGTTTTCTTTAACAAGCCCCTTTTTGACTAGGTAATTACAAGCATCAGCTAAGGCTACAAACCCTCCTGTAATAGAAGCGGTTCTAGTACCTCCGTCAGCCTGCATTACATCACAATCTATTGTTATTGATCTCTCACCTAACTTATCAAAGTCGATAACAGCTCTTAGAACGCGTCCAATGATTCTTTGTATCTCATGAGACCGTCCTCCTATTTTGCCTCTGACTCCATCGCGCCTAATGCGCTCTTGCGTGGAGCGGGGCAGCATCGCATACTCTGTAGTTACCCATCCGGTTCCAGTATCGCGCAAGAAAGGTGGAACGCTTTCTTCAACTGTTGCTGTGCATATTACCTTTGTTTCACCCATTTCTATTAGAGCTGAACCTTCAGCATTTTTCATAAATCCGCGTGTGATTTTTACAGGCCTCATTTGGTCTGACTTTCTTTTTCTAGCCATTTGTTATCCTCATTTTTTCTTTTAGTTGGGAAATAATACCATAGTTACAATAAATAACTTTAACTCATGTTGTTTTTAGCATTTCTGAGTTATAATGGGGTTAATTACGTAGGAGGGACTTTATCTTGCTCACTGCTGGAATGCAGACTCAAAAAACTGATTTACACCCACTTCTCCCTCTTTATATGCTGATATTGATTGCATTTGCCGGCTACGGGCTTATGGTGTCAATTTTTATTCCTATGCTGATGCATGATGTAGGTGGTTTTTTTGATAAGTCTGTATCAACATCTACAAGAGCAATATACGGAGGAATATTGCTTGCGCTTTATCCATTAGGACAGTTTCTGGGCGCTCCTGTAATTGGGACTTTTGCTGATAAATTTGGCAGAAAGCGCATCCTGACGATATCTCTTGTTTTTACAATTTTTTTCTATCTAGTAATTGCATATTCAATTGATATAAAAGTTCTATGGCTGCTTTTTGCAGCTTGTTTTTTAGCTGGGCTTACTGAGTCTAATGTGGCAATTTGCCAAAGCGCCATCGCAGATGTTAGCACTGAGGCGGATAGAGGCAGGTTGTTCTCATATCTATACACATTCATGAGCCTTGGATACTTTGTGGGTCCATTGGCAGGAGGACAAATAGCAGTGCATTATGGTCTTTCTAAGCCATTTTGGATTTCCGCGATTTTGCTAGTATTTATATATTTATGGATTTGGATAAGTTTTCATGACTCATTTGTGCCAGATAAAGATAAGGTAATCAGCTATTTTAAAACCTTTACAAATCTCGGAACGGTGTTTACCGATCTTCCAATAAGACGTGTTTATCTGATAAATTTCCTGATCTACCTGGGAATATTTGGATTGGCCCGAATAATACAAATTTATATTGTAGACGAGTGGAACTGGGGAATCGATAAAATAACCCTCTACTACGCAATTCTCTCAGGTATGTGTGCTGTATCTAACATGATATTTTTTGCGCCATTATCTAAACGCTTTAGTTTAAAAACTATTACCACATGGTCTGGTATTATAGGTGGATTAATGGTGTTGGTTATCGTGATACCAAAATCAGACTACTCAATTTGGTACACCTCAATTCCAGCTTTCTTTATTTTGATGTGGACAGTCTCTGCTTGCGGCGCTTATCTATCAAACTTAGTAAGCGG from Thermodesulfobacteriota bacterium carries:
- the rph gene encoding ribonuclease PH; its protein translation is MARKRKSDQMRPVKITRGFMKNAEGSALIEMGETKVICTATVEESVPPFLRDTGTGWVTTEYAMLPRSTQERIRRDGVRGKIGGRSHEIQRIIGRVLRAVIDFDKLGERSITIDCDVMQADGGTRTASITGGFVALADACNYLVKKGLVKENPLIDYIAAVSVGIVDGKTVLDLDYEMDSSAEVDMNIAMTGSGLLVEVQGTAEEKPFSKNRLTDMVKLAEKGIKQLIKKQKEALTK
- a CDS encoding CTP synthase — translated: MEKTKFIFVTGGVMSSLGKGLAAASVGALLESRGLKVSLQKLDPYINVDPGTMNPLQHGEVYVTDDGAETDLDLGHYQRFTHSNLSQKNNFTSGRIYNSVISKEREGQYLGKTVQVIPHITDEIKQRVLDVADDNDVVIVEIGGTVGDIESLPFLEAVRQLRGDLGKENTLFVHLTYVPYLAAAGELKSKPTQHSVKELLQIGIQPDILLCRTERHLPQDIKDKIALFCNVNNEAVITAIDVSTIYEVPIYLHQEKLDQIIIDYLNMWTKKPDISKWVDIAQRFKNPQSDVTIGVVGKYVSLQDSYKSLHEALDHGGLANDSKVEIKYVDSEDIESQGVETLLEDVHGILVPGGFGKRGFEGKIEAIRFAREQKVPFFGICLGMQMAVVEFARHICGIKDAHSIEFSEDVVSPVIDLMDHQREINDMGGTMRLG
- a CDS encoding XTP/dITP diphosphatase; the protein is MIKEVVLATTNKGKVREFSKLLQGVFETVLSLSDIGNPPEVIEDGQTFKDNALKKAREIAAYSGKLTLADDSGLEVDALEGRPGVYSARYSGEGANDKSNIEKVLIELGDNPVRDARFVCVLALVDPKGDELTVEGFCEGQILDHIRGEGGFGYDPIFYLPNLNKTMAEIDSELKNQISHRAKALFKLREILRSK
- a CDS encoding MFS transporter, with the protein product MLTAGMQTQKTDLHPLLPLYMLILIAFAGYGLMVSIFIPMLMHDVGGFFDKSVSTSTRAIYGGILLALYPLGQFLGAPVIGTFADKFGRKRILTISLVFTIFFYLVIAYSIDIKVLWLLFAACFLAGLTESNVAICQSAIADVSTEADRGRLFSYLYTFMSLGYFVGPLAGGQIAVHYGLSKPFWISAILLVFIYLWIWISFHDSFVPDKDKVISYFKTFTNLGTVFTDLPIRRVYLINFLIYLGIFGLARIIQIYIVDEWNWGIDKITLYYAILSGMCAVSNMIFFAPLSKRFSLKTITTWSGIIGGLMVLVIVIPKSDYSIWYTSIPAFFILMWTVSACGAYLSNLVSGDRQGRVLGNNLALQVGAEAIGAAAGGLLAALFIPLPILVYGIVTIFGALILITYKEHKKPEEPADGQGE